CGTAGAAGACCTGACCCGGTACGGTATACAGATGAAAACGGGTCTTGAAGCCACGAATTTCTCCCAGGGCCAGCGGCAGAAAGTCGAAGAACAGGGTCCGTTCTGTCTCCGTTGCCAGAGAAATCATCTTTCCTTTGGACTCAGGTGCCGTCTTCTGGTAGACGAACTGGAGATTGGTCGTCTTGCCGCAAAGGCCCGGCCCATAATAGACGATTTTGCAGTTTATTTCGCGTGAAGCATAATTGATAAAAGACATGCTGGCTTACCTCTCAGCTGAAGAGGTTATCAATGTCATCGTCGGTGATTTCGGCAAAAGGACTCTGGAAATCGCCACCGGATTCCATCTCTTCTGCCTTCTTTTCCAGATCCTGAAAAATATCACCCAACTCATCGCTGGCCTTTTTGACGCGAAGACGGACCAGTCCAAGCGAACTGCGCTGGTCGAAAATCACCACCAGAATCACCCTGCCGGCGACAATGGAGATATGCAGGTTGTCTTTTTCCCCTTCGTGAAAAAGGATGGAAAATTCCTTCTCGCCGATGAGTTTGGCCAATCCGCCCGTCGCCGCGATATTTCCTGCCGTCAAGGAGGCCAGGCTGGTCGTATCCAGATGTTCCGTCTCGCCGACGGCGGTGATCAACTGGCCATTTTTATCGACCAGAAAAATAACCTTGGCGTTGGCTTCCCGCAGCAGTTTCTCAATGGTCGCGTTTATTCTTTTCAATTCCTCGTCATACATGACGAGCGATGATTGTGGGCCAAACATGCCAATGCTCCTTGATAGGGTTTGCGCACCAGCGGATTTTATAGCATCTATCCCCTTAACTATCAAGGTCTTTTAATGACTTAGGATCTGCAAGAAGGAAGGGCCTGTCCTCAAATTATTCCAAAAAAAACTCCCGGCAGTTTCCTGCCGGGAGTTTGAATCACCGAGTTGTCACTCAGTCTTTCTTGCCACAATCGACCTGCATATCGGCCAGCTTTTTGTAGAGATCGTAGCGGGCGGCCGTTTCGGCATTGGCCTGCTTCATCAGACGGCCAGCCACTTCGGGATCGGCTTTCTGCAGCACTTTCCAGCGATTTTCCCCGGTGGCAAACTCCTCGAAGGAAATGCTGGGTTCCTTGCTGTCGAGCTGCAGGGGATTCTTGCCCTGGTCGGCTAGCCGGGGATCATAGCGGAATAGAGGCCAGTGACCGCAGGCTACCGCCTTTTTACACTCATCCACGGCGGTGGTCATGTTAATGCCGTGAGCGATGCAGTGGCTGTAGGCAATGATGAGTGAGGGTCCGTCATAGGCGTCTGCTTCCAGCATGGCTTTGACAACCTGGGCTGGGTTGGCCAGAGAAACTTTGGCGACATAGATGTTGCCGTAGGTCATGGCGATCATGCCGAGATCCTTTTTCGGCATGCGCTTGCCGCCGGCGGCAAACTGAGCCACCGCGCCCAGAGGCGTCGATTTGGAGGCCTGACCACCGGTGTTTGAGTAAACTTCGGTGTCGAGGACCAGTACGTTGACGTTCTCCCCGGAAGCAAGGACGTGATCGAGGCCACCGTAGCCGATATCGTAAGCCCAGCCATCGCCGCCGTGGATCCAGACCGACTTCTTGACCAGGTAATCGGCCACGGACAGCAGGTTCTTGCTGTCGGCATCAGGACACTTCTCCAGGGATTTTTTCAGTTTGGCGACCCGGGCGCGCTGCGCCTCGATCTCTTCCTGGTTGGTCTGCGGCGCCTCTTTGATCTCCTTCATCAGGGGCAGGCTTTCCTTGCACCCTTTGCAGTCACAAGAAGACAGCTTGTCGAGAAGCTCAAGCGCATACTGGTTGAATTTGTCGATGGTCAGGCGGAAGCCAAAACCGAACTCGGCGTTGTCCTCAAACAGGGAGTTGCTCCAGGCC
The sequence above is a segment of the Desulfuromonas sp. KJ2020 genome. Coding sequences within it:
- a CDS encoding roadblock/LC7 domain-containing protein; amino-acid sequence: MFGPQSSLVMYDEELKRINATIEKLLREANAKVIFLVDKNGQLITAVGETEHLDTTSLASLTAGNIAATGGLAKLIGEKEFSILFHEGEKDNLHISIVAGRVILVVIFDQRSSLGLVRLRVKKASDELGDIFQDLEKKAEEMESGGDFQSPFAEITDDDIDNLFS